GCTACCTCCGGCAATTACACCGGTACCTTGTGCAGCTGGTTTTATTAAGACTTTTGCAGCACCTTCTTTTGCAAACTGCTCATGAGGTATAGTACCGTGACGAAGTGGAACTTTTACTAAATTTTTCTTAGCATCTTCAATGCCTTTAACGATCGCTTCTTGAACTTCTTTAGCTTTTCCTAAACCTTGACCCACTAATCCGCTACCATTACCTACTACTACCAATGCAGAGAAACTGAATGTGCGTCCGCCTTTTGTAGTTTTTACTACGCGATTGATAGAAACAACTTTTTCTTTCAGTTCAGCATCAGCTGTAGGTTTTACCCTTTGTATGTTTGAATTAGACATTTAAATCTATTTACTTTTTCTATAAAAATTTTATTAAAATTGCAATCCGGCTTCTCTTGCGCCTTCGGCTGCTGCCTTTACACGTCCGTGATACAAATTTCCACCACGATCAAATACAACTTCTTTAACCCCCAAATCAATTGCTTTACGCGCAATAGCTGATCCAGCTAATTTTGATTTTTCGGATTTTGTACCTTTTTGTGCCACAATATCTTTATCTCTAGTAGATGCAGATGTAATAGTTACACTATCATCATCATTGATCAATTGAAGATATAATTCATTATTACTGCGGAAAACCGACAAACGTGGTTTTGTTGCAGTACCAGTTACCTTCTTACGAATGCGGTAACGTATTTTTTGTTTTTTCTGTAGCGTATTGCTCATTGCTTTATTATTTTACTTCCCGATGCTGCCGGGAATGTTATAGCTAATTTATTTCTAAAGAAAACAATTTGTAATAAAAGTTCTCTAATAATGATTTTATTTACCGGCCGCTTTACCTGCCTTACGACGGATAACTTCACCAACATATTTAACACCCTTACCTTTATATGGTTCTGGTTTACGTAGGCTGCGAAGTTTAGCGGCAACTTGTCCCAATAATTGTTTATCGTGACTTTCTAAAAGAATCATAGGGTTTTTACCTTTTTCAGTAACGGTAGAAACTTTTAGTTCTTTAGGTACATCGAATATGATGTTGTGTGAATAACCTAAAGCCAAATCCAAAACATTACCCTGGTTAGATGCTTTATAACCCACCCCAACAAGTTCTAAGTCTTTCTTAAATCCTTCAGAAACACCTTTTACTAGGTTAGAAAGAATTGAACGGTACAAGCCGTGCAATGCCTTGTGACGAATTTGTTCTGTAGGGCGGCTAATGTTAATTTCAGAGCCATTTACTTCCACTTTAATATCGCGGTCGATAGCTTGAGTCAATTCACCTTTTGCTCCTTTTACAGTTACAATATTATCTTTTCCCACAGTTACAGTAACGCCTGAAGGTATAATTACGGGTTGTTTACCAATACGAGACATACAATAAAATTTAAGTATGATATAAAAGTTTTAAACCGGTCAGCCGTGTATGTGCGGCTTAATGTATTTAAAACCAAAAATTGTTATTAATAAATGTGGCAAAGAACTTCTCCACCTACATTTTCTGCTTTTGCTTGTTTATCTGTCATCACACCTT
The Arachidicoccus soli DNA segment above includes these coding regions:
- the rpsE gene encoding 30S ribosomal protein S5 — protein: MSNSNIQRVKPTADAELKEKVVSINRVVKTTKGGRTFSFSALVVVGNGSGLVGQGLGKAKEVQEAIVKGIEDAKKNLVKVPLRHGTIPHEQFAKEGAAKVLIKPAAQGTGVIAGGSMRAVLESAGITDVLSKNLGSANPQNVVKATVKALTMLREPVAVAKQRSIKLSKVFNG
- the rplR gene encoding 50S ribosomal protein L18 produces the protein MSNTLQKKQKIRYRIRKKVTGTATKPRLSVFRSNNELYLQLINDDDSVTITSASTRDKDIVAQKGTKSEKSKLAGSAIARKAIDLGVKEVVFDRGGNLYHGRVKAAAEGAREAGLQF
- the rplF gene encoding 50S ribosomal protein L6; its protein translation is MSRIGKQPVIIPSGVTVTVGKDNIVTVKGAKGELTQAIDRDIKVEVNGSEINISRPTEQIRHKALHGLYRSILSNLVKGVSEGFKKDLELVGVGYKASNQGNVLDLALGYSHNIIFDVPKELKVSTVTEKGKNPMILLESHDKQLLGQVAAKLRSLRKPEPYKGKGVKYVGEVIRRKAGKAAGK